A single genomic interval of Bradyrhizobium sp. sBnM-33 harbors:
- a CDS encoding TauD/TfdA dioxygenase family protein, whose amino-acid sequence MSETTLIDNVIPRTDIVKRAARIGAEIRNIKLSSDLPDQTIAALNSLLLDHKVIFFRDQGHLDDAEQERFAARFGKLVPHPMLGVAKGTASLLELDSARGGGRADVWHADGTFADSYPKILVLRAVVIPLFGGDTVWSNAAAAYLDLPPPLQRLADELWAVHSNVFDYAGMARVREVDKKHFDEVFTRTNFETEHPVVRVHPETGERTLVLGALVQRFLGIPKYDGQKLLDIFQSHITAPENTVRWNWREGDVAIWDNRATHHYAVNDYGDQHRVVRRATIEGDVPVSIDGRCSVTRVRSPSSGPMKTA is encoded by the coding sequence ATGAGCGAAACGACCTTGATCGATAATGTCATTCCGCGTACCGATATCGTCAAACGCGCAGCGCGCATCGGCGCCGAAATCAGAAATATCAAGCTCTCGAGCGATTTGCCGGACCAGACGATCGCTGCACTCAACAGCTTGCTGCTCGACCACAAGGTGATCTTCTTCCGCGACCAAGGTCATCTCGATGACGCCGAGCAGGAGCGATTTGCTGCCCGTTTCGGGAAGCTGGTGCCGCATCCGATGCTCGGCGTTGCCAAGGGAACGGCATCGCTCCTCGAGCTTGACTCCGCGCGCGGCGGTGGCCGGGCCGATGTGTGGCACGCCGATGGGACCTTCGCCGATTCCTATCCCAAGATTTTGGTGCTGCGGGCCGTTGTGATCCCACTATTCGGCGGCGATACGGTCTGGTCGAACGCCGCGGCCGCCTATCTCGACCTGCCGCCACCGCTGCAACGGCTTGCAGACGAGCTCTGGGCCGTTCACAGCAACGTCTTCGACTATGCCGGAATGGCCCGAGTCCGCGAGGTCGATAAGAAGCATTTTGACGAGGTCTTCACCAGAACCAACTTCGAGACTGAGCATCCCGTGGTGCGTGTCCACCCCGAGACCGGAGAGCGGACGCTAGTGCTCGGCGCTTTGGTACAGCGTTTTCTTGGCATCCCCAAATATGACGGCCAAAAGCTGTTGGATATATTCCAGTCTCATATCACCGCGCCTGAAAACACCGTGCGCTGGAACTGGAGGGAGGGCGATGTCGCGATCTGGGATAACCGCGCCACACACCATTACGCGGTCAATGATTACGGCGACCAGCATCGCGTCGTTCGTCGCGCCACCATCGAGGGTGACGTGCCCGTCAGCATTGATGGCAGGTGCAGTGTAACGCGCGTAAGGTCACCAAGCAGCGGCCCAATGAAGACCGCCTAA
- a CDS encoding non-ribosomal peptide synthetase translates to MTQHLQTLLYGVMADAGQPVGRINILPADERSYLLEELNRTATAYPSERCIHELFEQQVWRAPEAVALVHEDERLSYGELNARANRLAHHLIALGVRPDQPVAICLERSPAMVVGLLAILKAGGAYLPLDPAYPSQRLRQVLGDAAPQLLLCDAAGRAALGTEALADVSVVDLTTDTPAWAELPASDPEPRALGLTSRHLAYVIYTSGSTGTPKGAKNEHRGIINRLVWMQKAYALNATDVVLQKTPFGFDVSAWEFFWTLLEGATLVLAPPSAHKDPDALVNLIISQRITTAHFVPSMLVSFMDTRGVDRCSSLQRLLCSGEALPASLVHKVRRVLPWTGLHNLYGPTEAAIDVTAWSCPADFDGATIPIGRPIANTRVYLLDGHGAPVPLGAVGELYIGGAGVARGYLNRADLTAERFIASPFVDGDRLYRTGDLARYLPDGNLEFLGRNDDQVKIRGFRIEPGEIAARLCEHAWVRDAVVVARQDRSGDKHIVGYVVCAPEAQSDELDGADLASALRTHLGAYLPDYMVPAAFVRLSGLPLTVNGKLDRKALPAPADDAYARAAYAAPRGAIETALAEIWAELLGVERVGRHDHFFELGGHSLLAVQLLSRLSQAVGVALPLTGLFAKPVLAELAASIVEVLSRSGPQELPAIAAVSRHEPLVLSFAQQRLWFLAQLDEGSTNYHIPLASRLRGALDRSAWQRSLDRLFARHEALRSVFVAPEGKPRVEVLPADAGLPVLEHDLRGRPDAEAALLELCHEEAGTPFDLARGPLIRGRLIRMSDEEHVFLLTQHHIVSDGWSLGVLVRELSQLYRAFEAGQDDPLPPLAIQYPDYAAWQRQWLSGERLQKQAQYWRDTLSGAPARLALPTDRPRPAQPSFAGASVPIVIDADLTRGLKRLSRQHGTTLFMTVLAAWAAVLARLSGQDDLVIGVPSANRGRREIEGLIGFFVNSLPLRLELSGEPSVSQLLERTRRTALAAQEHQDLPFEQVVEIVQPPRHLDQTPLFQVMLAWQNNAVGSFDLAGLSVEAAGEGLDQVKFDLELSLHEQGEEIAGAFGYATALFDQATIERQRGYLLALLRAMAADAGQPVGRINILPADERSYLLEELNRTAAAYPSERCIHELFEQQVRRAPEAVALVHEDERLSYGELNARANRLAHHLIALGVRPDQPVAICLQRSPAMVVGLLAILKAGGAYLPLDPAYPSQRLRQVLGDAAPQLLLCDAAGRAALGTEALADVTALDLDTATPPWAALPVSDPEPRALGLTSRHLAYIIYTSGSTGTPKGVMVEHRGLVNYLHWSDRRHCERAGNGSLMLLSFSFDGSITTLFGPLLAGTKLRILNQTVPIDWLAAVEDGQTYDLIKLTPSHLSMLNKRLEANKGSAPTRVLMVGGEALIPADMQFWQERFPSVRLINHFGPTEATVGCATFEISESVEGLASIPIGRPIANTRVYLLDGHGAPVPLGAVGELYIGGAGVARGYLNRADLTAERFIASPFVDGDRLYRTGDLARYLPDGNLEFLGRNDDQVKIRGFRIEPGEIAARLCEHAWVRDAVVVARQDRSGDKHLVAYVVGSDEAGSDEDGGGGLAGALRAHLSGRLPDYMVPSAFVRLSGLPLTVNGKLDRKALPAPADDAYARAAYAAPRGAIETALAEIWAELLGVERVGRHDHFFELGGHSLLAVRLLSRLSQALGVALPLTALFAKPVLADLAGSVVETLSRSGPQDLPGIVAVSRDAPFVLSFAQQRLWFLAQLDESSTNYHIPLAWRLKGVLERSAWQRSLDQLVARHEALRSIFVASEGEPWVEVLPADAGLPVVEHDLRGRADAEAALSELCQEEARTLFDLVRGPLIRGRLIRMSDEEHVFLLTQHHIVSDGWSLGVLVRELSQLYRAFLAGQDDPLPPLAIQYPDYAAWQRQWLAGERLQKQAEYWRNTLAGAPARLALPTDRPRPARQSFAGATVPVVIDADLTRELKRLSQQHGTTLFMTVLAAWGAVLSRLSGQDDLVIGVPSANRGRREIEELIGFFVNSLALRLDLSGAPSVAELLERTRRTALAAQEHQDLPFEQVVEIVKPPRHLDHTPLFQVMLAWQNNAVGSFDLAGLSVEAAGEGLDQVKFDLELSLGECDEVIAGTFDYATALFDQATIERQRGYLLALLRAMAADAGQPVGRINILPADERSYLLEELNRTAAAYPSERCIHELFEQQVRRAPEAVALVHEDERLSYGELNARANRLAHHLIALGVRPDQPVAICLQRSPAMVVGLLAILKAGGAYLPLDPAYPSQRLRQVLGDAAPQLLLCDAAGRAALGTEALADVTALDLDTATPPWAALPVSDPEPRALGLTSRHLAYIIYTSGSTGTPKGVMVEHQSAVNLLHWSSGVFAESEISRTLFSTSISFDLSVYECFVPLSQGGTLYLVEDALALAQTSLDVSLINTVPSAIAALVDQQAVPASTSVINLAGEPLTAGLIERVFEGSGVEKICNLYAPSETTTYSTWICMPRREAVVETIGRPIANTRVYLLDGHGAPVPLGAVGELYIGGAGVARGYLNRADLTAERFIASPFVDGDRLYRTGDLARYLPDGNLEFLGRNDDQVKIRGFRIEPGEIAARLCEHAWVRDAVVVARQDRSGDKHIVGYVVCAPEAQSDELDGADLASALRTHLGAYLPDYMVPAAFVRLSGLPLTVNGKLDRKALPAPADDAYARAAYAAPRGAIETALAEIWAELLGVERVGRHDHFFELGGHSLLAVQLLSRLSRAVGVELPLSTLFAKPVLADLARATSITLIEQEFDRQELLKLLSLDSREAALSGV, encoded by the coding sequence ATGACGCAGCATTTGCAAACTTTGTTGTATGGTGTGATGGCCGATGCCGGGCAGCCGGTCGGCCGCATCAACATCCTGCCGGCCGACGAACGCAGCTATCTGCTGGAGGAGTTGAACCGGACGGCGACGGCCTATCCGTCGGAGCGGTGCATCCATGAACTGTTCGAGCAACAGGTCTGGCGCGCACCCGAAGCGGTCGCCCTCGTCCATGAGGACGAGCGCCTGAGCTATGGCGAGCTCAATGCGCGGGCCAACCGGCTGGCGCATCATCTGATCGCGCTCGGGGTCAGGCCGGATCAGCCGGTGGCGATCTGCCTGGAGCGCAGCCCGGCGATGGTGGTGGGGCTCTTGGCGATCCTGAAGGCGGGCGGCGCCTATCTGCCGCTGGATCCGGCCTATCCGTCTCAGCGGCTGCGCCAGGTGCTGGGCGATGCCGCGCCGCAGCTGCTGCTTTGCGATGCGGCCGGCCGCGCCGCGCTCGGCACCGAGGCGCTCGCCGATGTGAGCGTGGTCGATCTTACGACAGACACCCCGGCCTGGGCCGAGCTGCCCGCCTCTGATCCCGAGCCGCGCGCCCTCGGCCTCACCTCGCGCCATCTCGCCTATGTGATCTACACCTCCGGCTCAACCGGAACCCCCAAAGGGGCAAAGAATGAGCATCGGGGTATTATCAATCGCCTGGTCTGGATGCAGAAAGCCTACGCTCTCAATGCGACTGATGTCGTCTTGCAGAAGACGCCATTTGGCTTCGATGTCTCGGCTTGGGAATTCTTCTGGACGTTGCTTGAAGGGGCGACCCTGGTGCTGGCACCTCCGTCTGCACACAAAGACCCCGATGCGCTTGTAAACCTTATAATCAGCCAGCGCATTACCACTGCACACTTTGTACCATCCATGCTGGTAAGCTTTATGGACACGAGGGGTGTTGATCGCTGCAGCTCGCTGCAGCGTCTCCTGTGCAGTGGCGAGGCGCTTCCTGCCTCCCTTGTGCACAAGGTTCGGCGCGTATTGCCTTGGACTGGTCTGCACAATCTATATGGCCCCACGGAAGCTGCTATCGACGTTACAGCCTGGAGTTGCCCGGCTGATTTTGATGGGGCTACTATCCCCATTGGCCGTCCGATTGCCAACACGCGTGTGTATCTGCTGGACGGCCATGGCGCGCCTGTGCCGTTGGGGGCGGTGGGTGAGCTTTACATCGGCGGGGCGGGGGTTGCGCGTGGCTATCTGAACCGTGCCGATCTGACGGCGGAGCGGTTCATCGCCAGTCCCTTTGTGGACGGCGATCGGCTGTACCGGACCGGCGACCTGGCGCGCTATCTGCCGGACGGCAATCTGGAGTTTCTGGGCCGCAATGACGACCAGGTGAAGATCCGCGGCTTCCGCATCGAGCCGGGCGAGATCGCCGCGCGGCTTTGCGAGCACGCCTGGGTGCGCGATGCGGTTGTGGTGGCGCGCCAGGACCGGTCCGGCGACAAGCACATCGTCGGCTATGTGGTGTGTGCGCCCGAAGCTCAATCGGATGAGCTGGATGGCGCTGACCTTGCCAGCGCCTTGCGCACGCACTTAGGTGCGTACCTGCCGGACTACATGGTGCCGGCGGCGTTCGTGCGGCTATCGGGGCTGCCGCTGACGGTGAACGGCAAGCTCGACCGCAAGGCACTGCCGGCGCCGGCCGACGATGCCTATGCGCGGGCGGCCTATGCGGCGCCGCGCGGCGCGATCGAGACGGCGCTGGCAGAGATCTGGGCGGAGCTTCTCGGGGTCGAGCGGGTCGGCCGCCACGACCACTTCTTCGAACTGGGCGGCCACTCGCTCCTGGCGGTGCAGCTCTTGAGCCGGCTGTCGCAGGCTGTTGGCGTCGCGCTGCCGCTGACGGGGCTGTTTGCCAAACCGGTGCTGGCGGAGCTGGCGGCAAGCATCGTGGAGGTGTTGAGCCGCTCCGGTCCGCAAGAGCTGCCGGCGATTGCGGCCGTGTCGCGTCATGAGCCGCTGGTGCTGTCGTTTGCGCAGCAGCGGCTGTGGTTTTTGGCGCAGCTGGACGAGGGCAGCACGAACTACCACATTCCGCTGGCCTCGCGGCTGCGCGGGGCGCTCGACCGCAGCGCCTGGCAGCGCAGCCTTGACCGTTTGTTTGCCCGTCACGAGGCGCTGCGCAGTGTCTTTGTCGCACCGGAGGGCAAGCCCCGGGTTGAGGTTCTGCCGGCGGATGCGGGGCTGCCGGTGCTCGAGCACGATCTGCGGGGCCGGCCGGATGCTGAGGCGGCGCTTCTGGAGCTGTGCCATGAAGAGGCAGGCACGCCGTTCGATCTTGCGCGCGGGCCGCTGATCCGCGGGCGTCTGATCCGGATGTCGGATGAGGAACACGTCTTCCTGCTGACCCAGCATCACATCGTCTCGGACGGCTGGTCGCTGGGCGTGCTGGTGCGTGAACTCAGTCAGCTTTACCGGGCGTTTGAGGCTGGACAGGACGATCCTTTGCCGCCGCTGGCAATCCAATATCCGGATTATGCCGCCTGGCAACGGCAGTGGCTGTCGGGGGAACGGCTGCAGAAGCAGGCGCAGTATTGGCGCGACACCCTGTCCGGTGCTCCGGCCCGTCTGGCGCTGCCGACGGACCGGCCGCGGCCGGCCCAGCCGTCGTTTGCCGGGGCCAGTGTTCCGATCGTCATCGATGCGGATCTGACGCGGGGGCTGAAGCGGCTGAGCCGGCAGCATGGCACGACGTTGTTCATGACGGTGCTGGCGGCCTGGGCGGCGGTGCTGGCGCGTCTATCGGGGCAGGACGACCTTGTGATCGGCGTGCCGAGCGCCAATCGCGGCCGCCGCGAGATCGAAGGGTTGATCGGCTTCTTCGTCAACAGCCTGCCGCTTCGGCTGGAGCTGTCGGGCGAGCCGAGCGTGTCGCAGCTTCTGGAACGGACGCGGCGCACGGCGCTGGCTGCGCAGGAGCATCAGGACCTGCCGTTCGAGCAGGTAGTCGAGATCGTGCAGCCGCCCCGGCATCTCGATCAGACGCCGTTGTTCCAGGTGATGTTGGCCTGGCAGAACAACGCCGTCGGGTCGTTCGACCTTGCCGGGCTGAGCGTGGAGGCTGCCGGGGAAGGGCTCGATCAGGTCAAGTTCGATCTGGAGCTGAGCCTTCATGAGCAGGGCGAGGAGATCGCCGGGGCGTTCGGTTATGCCACGGCGCTGTTCGATCAGGCGACGATCGAGCGGCAGCGTGGTTATCTGCTGGCGCTGCTGCGGGCGATGGCTGCCGATGCGGGGCAGCCGGTCGGCCGCATCAACATCCTGCCGGCCGACGAACGCAGCTATCTGCTGGAGGAGTTGAACCGGACGGCGGCGGCCTATCCGTCGGAGCGGTGCATCCATGAACTGTTCGAGCAACAGGTCCGACGCGCACCCGAAGCGGTCGCCCTCGTCCATGAGGACGAGCGCCTGAGCTATGGCGAGCTCAATGCGCGGGCCAACCGGCTGGCGCATCATCTGATCGCACTCGGGGTCAGGCCGGATCAGCCGGTGGCGATCTGCCTTCAGCGCAGCCCGGCGATGGTGGTGGGGCTCTTGGCGATCCTGAAGGCGGGCGGCGCCTATCTGCCGCTGGACCCGGCCTATCCGTCTCAGCGGCTGCGCCAGGTGCTGGGCGATGCCGCGCCGCAGCTGCTGCTTTGCGATGCGGCCGGCCGCGCCGCGCTCGGCACCGAGGCGCTCGCCGATGTGACGGCGCTCGATCTGGATACGGCCACCCCGCCCTGGGCCGCGCTGCCTGTTTCTGATCCCGAGCCGCGCGCCCTCGGCCTCACCTCGCGCCATCTCGCCTACATCATCTACACCTCAGGCTCAACCGGAACCCCCAAGGGCGTCATGGTCGAGCATCGCGGACTGGTGAACTATTTGCATTGGTCGGATCGCCGCCATTGCGAACGAGCTGGGAACGGCTCGCTGATGCTGCTGTCGTTTAGCTTTGACGGCAGCATTACGACCTTGTTTGGGCCTTTGCTGGCCGGTACCAAGCTCCGCATTCTAAACCAGACTGTCCCAATAGATTGGCTTGCTGCTGTCGAGGATGGCCAGACCTATGATCTGATCAAGCTGACGCCTTCGCATCTAAGCATGCTGAACAAACGGCTCGAAGCCAACAAAGGATCGGCTCCGACAAGAGTGCTCATGGTTGGGGGCGAGGCCTTAATTCCGGCAGACATGCAGTTTTGGCAAGAGCGTTTTCCGAGCGTGCGTCTGATCAATCATTTTGGTCCGACGGAAGCAACGGTTGGATGTGCCACATTCGAGATATCCGAATCCGTCGAGGGGCTGGCCTCGATCCCGATCGGCCGTCCGATTGCCAACACGCGTGTGTATCTGCTGGACGGCCATGGCGCGCCTGTGCCGTTGGGGGCGGTGGGTGAGCTTTACATAGGCGGGGCGGGGGTTGCGCGTGGCTATCTGAACCGTGCCGATCTGACGGCGGAGCGGTTCATCGCCAGTCCCTTTGTGGACGGCGATCGGCTGTACCGGACCGGCGACCTGGCGCGCTATCTGCCCGACGGCAATCTGGAGTTCCTCGGCCGCAACGACGACCAGGTGAAGATCCGCGGCTTCCGGATCGAGCCGGGCGAGATCGCCGCACGGCTTTGCGAGCACGCCTGGGTGCGCGATGCGGTTGTGGTGGCGCGCCAGGACCGGTCCGGCGACAAGCACCTTGTCGCCTATGTGGTGGGCTCGGACGAGGCTGGCTCGGACGAGGACGGTGGAGGCGGGCTGGCCGGCGCCTTGCGGGCGCACTTAAGTGGGCGACTGCCGGACTACATGGTGCCGTCGGCGTTCGTGCGGCTATCGGGGCTGCCGCTGACGGTGAACGGCAAGCTCGACCGCAAGGCACTGCCGGCGCCGGCCGACGATGCCTATGCGCGGGCGGCCTATGCGGCGCCGCGCGGCGCGATCGAGACGGCGCTGGCAGAGATCTGGGCGGAGCTTCTCGGGGTCGAGCGGGTCGGACGCCACGACCACTTCTTCGAGCTCGGCGGCCACTCGCTGTTGGCGGTACGGCTCTTGAGCCGGCTGTCGCAGGCTCTGGGTGTAGCGCTGCCGCTTACGGCGCTGTTCGCCAAGCCGGTGCTGGCCGACCTGGCGGGGAGCGTTGTCGAGACATTGAGCCGCTCCGGTCCACAAGATCTGCCGGGCATTGTGGCTGTGTCGCGCGATGCGCCATTTGTGCTGTCGTTTGCGCAGCAGAGGCTGTGGTTTTTGGCGCAGCTCGACGAGAGCAGTACGAACTATCACATTCCGCTGGCGTGGCGGCTCAAAGGTGTGCTCGAGCGCAGCGCCTGGCAGCGCAGCCTTGACCAGTTGGTGGCGCGGCATGAGGCGCTGCGGAGCATTTTTGTCGCGTCGGAGGGTGAGCCTTGGGTTGAGGTTCTGCCGGCGGATGCGGGGTTGCCGGTTGTGGAGCACGATCTGCGGGGCCGGGCAGACGCGGAGGCGGCGCTGTCGGAGCTGTGCCAGGAAGAGGCGCGCACGCTGTTTGATCTGGTGCGCGGGCCGCTGATCCGCGGGCGTCTGATCCGGATGTCGGATGAGGAACACGTCTTCCTGCTGACCCAGCATCACATCGTCTCGGACGGCTGGTCGCTGGGCGTGCTGGTGCGTGAACTCAGTCAGCTGTACCGGGCGTTCCTGGCGGGACAAGACGATCCGCTGCCGCCGCTTGCGATCCAGTATCCGGACTATGCTGCCTGGCAACGGCAGTGGCTGGCTGGCGAGCGATTGCAGAAGCAGGCGGAGTATTGGCGCAACACCCTGGCTGGCGCGCCGGCCCGTCTGGCCTTGCCGACGGACCGGCCGCGGCCGGCCCGGCAGTCGTTTGCCGGGGCCACTGTGCCTGTTGTCATCGATGCGGATCTGACGCGGGAGTTGAAGCGGCTGAGCCAGCAGCATGGCACGACGTTATTCATGACGGTGCTGGCGGCGTGGGGCGCGGTGCTGTCGCGTCTGTCAGGGCAGGACGACCTTGTGATCGGGGTGCCGAGCGCCAATCGGGGCCGCCGCGAGATCGAAGAGTTGATCGGCTTCTTCGTCAACAGCCTGGCGCTTCGCCTCGACCTGTCGGGCGCGCCGAGCGTGGCAGAGCTGTTGGAACGGACGCGGCGCACGGCGCTGGCTGCGCAGGAGCATCAGGACCTGCCGTTCGAGCAGGTAGTCGAGATCGTCAAGCCGCCCCGGCATCTCGATCACACGCCGTTGTTCCAGGTGATGTTGGCCTGGCAGAACAACGCCGTCGGGTCGTTCGACCTTGCCGGGCTGAGCGTGGAGGCTGCCGGGGAAGGGCTCGATCAGGTCAAGTTCGATCTGGAGCTGAGCCTAGGCGAGTGTGATGAGGTCATAGCCGGAACGTTTGATTATGCCACGGCGCTGTTCGATCAGGCGACGATCGAGCGGCAGCGTGGTTATCTGCTGGCGCTGCTGCGGGCGATGGCTGCCGATGCGGGGCAGCCGGTCGGCCGCATCAACATCCTGCCGGCCGACGAACGCAGCTATCTGCTGGAGGAGTTGAACCGGACGGCGGCGGCCTATCCGTCGGAGCGGTGCATCCATGAACTGTTCGAGCAACAGGTCCGGCGCGCACCCGAAGCGGTCGCCCTCGTCCATGAGGACGAGCGCCTGAGCTATGGCGAGCTCAATGCGCGGGCCAACCGGCTGGCGCATCATCTGATCGCGCTCGGGGTCAGGCCGGATCAGCCGGTGGCGATCTGCCTTCAGCGCAGCCCGGCGATGGTGGTGGGGCTCTTGGCGATCCTGAAGGCGGGCGGCGCCTATCTGCCGCTGGACCCGGCCTATCCGTCTCAGCGGCTGCGCCAGGTGCTGGGCGATGCCGCGCCGCAGCTGCTGCTTTGCGATGCGGCCGGCCGCGCCGCGCTCGGCACCGAGGCGCTCGCCGATGTGACGGCGCTCGATCTGGATACGGCCACCCCGCCCTGGGCCGCGCTGCCTGTCTCTGATCCCGAGCCGCGCGCCCTCGGCCTCACCTCGCGCCATCTCGCCTACATCATCTACACCTCAGGCTCAACCGGAACCCCCAAGGGCGTCATGGTCGAGCATCAAAGCGCCGTGAACCTGCTGCATTGGAGCAGCGGCGTATTTGCGGAGTCAGAGATTAGCCGCACACTGTTTTCTACCTCGATCAGTTTTGATCTGTCCGTCTATGAGTGCTTCGTACCGCTGTCGCAAGGAGGCACTCTGTATCTTGTCGAGGATGCACTGGCGCTGGCGCAGACGTCCTTGGATGTTTCCTTGATCAACACCGTCCCCTCGGCGATCGCCGCTCTGGTCGACCAACAAGCCGTGCCGGCTTCGACAAGCGTCATCAATTTGGCCGGTGAGCCGCTGACGGCAGGTCTGATCGAGAGGGTCTTCGAGGGCAGTGGCGTAGAGAAGATCTGTAACCTGTACGCTCCTTCGGAAACGACGACGTATTCGACCTGGATTTGCATGCCCAGGAGAGAGGCTGTCGTTGAGACGATCGGGCGTCCGATTGCCAACACGCGTGTGTATCTGCTGGACGGCCATGGCGCGCCTGTGCCGTTGGGGGCGGTGGGTGAGCTTTACATCGGCGGGGCGGGGGTTGCGCGTGGCTATCTGAACCGTGCCGATCTGACGGCGGAGCGGTTCATCGCCAGTCCCTTTGTGGACGGCGATCGGCTGTACCGGACCGGCGACCTGGCGCGCTATCTGCCGGACGGCAATCTGGAGTTTCTGGGCCGCAATGACGACCAGGTGAAGATCCGCGGCTTCCGCATCGAGCCGGGCGAGATCGCCGCGCGGCTTTGCGAGCACGCCTGGGTGCGCGATGCGGTTGTGGTGGCGCGCCAGGACCGGTCCGGCGACAAGCACATCGTCGGCTATGTGGTGTGTGCGCCCGAAGCTCAATCGGATGAGCTGGATGGCGCTGACCTTGCCAGCGCCTTGCGCACGCACTTAGGTGCGTACCTGCCGGACTACATGGTGCCGGCGGCGTTCGTGCGGCTATCGGGGCTGCCGCTGACGGTGAACGGCAAGCTCGACCGCAAGGCACTGCCGGCGCCGGCCGACGATGCCTATGCGCGGGCGGCCTATGCGGCGCCGCGCGGCGCGATCGAGACGGCGCTGGCAGAGATCTGGGCGGAGCTTCTCGGGGTCGAGCGGGTCGGCCGCCACGACCACTTCTTCGAACTGGGCGGCCACTCGCTCCTGGCGGTGCAGCTCTTGAGCCGGCTGTCGCGGGCTGTTGGCGTGGAACTGCCGCTGTCGACGCTGTTTGCCAAACCGGTGCTGGCGGATCTGGCTCGCGCAACTTCGATCACTTTGATCGAACAAGAGTTTGATCGCCAAGAGCTTCTGAAGTTGCTCTCTCTGGACTCTAGAGAAGCTGCTCTTTCTGGAGTCTAG
- a CDS encoding serine hydrolase codes for MDKITVVHPIGAAEIADIVVAGNDLSVRRSGRKFGQSLHLSILAFWAPPSLRRSNAASRLRSACYQPGTGWEYSLTTDVLRAVIEKVTGNSLESFVTERFMTKTAIIGSGAISNPIREAFYAAD; via the coding sequence GTGGATAAGATTACTGTAGTCCATCCGATCGGCGCTGCCGAAATTGCCGACATTGTAGTAGCCGGCAATGACCTCTCTGTGCGACGGAGCGGTCGAAAGTTTGGACAGAGCCTCCATTTGTCAATTCTGGCATTTTGGGCGCCCCCTTCGTTGCGTCGAAGCAATGCAGCGTCTCGCCTCCGTTCCGCTTGTTATCAGCCTGGTACAGGCTGGGAATACTCGCTTACGACGGACGTGCTGAGGGCCGTGATCGAGAAAGTGACGGGAAACAGCCTGGAATCGTTTGTCACCGAGCGGTTCATGACCAAGACGGCGATTATTGGCTCCGGCGCGATCTCGAATCCCATTCGGGAAGCGTTCTATGCGGCTGATTGA